CTGACAGTCCGTCTCCCGTATCCGAAGAAACACCCGTCGTAGAAAATACGACCGCTAATGAAACCGTAGCATCCGCGTCGGAAGATCTGGATGCAATGGAAAAACCTGCCGAGGAACAAGCTAAAATAGAAACCCCGGATTATGAAACCCAGATCGCTGCGCTGAAAGATCAACTGGTGCGTGCGCTGGCGGATCATGATAATTTCAGAAAACGTAAAGCCAAAGAATTTCAGGAACTCATCCTGACCGCCAATGAACGGTTGTTGACGGATATTCTTCCTGTGCTGGATGATATGGAACGCGCAATGAAAGCAGCAAAAGATGTA
This sequence is a window from bacterium. Protein-coding genes within it:
- a CDS encoding nucleotide exchange factor GrpE, which encodes MSDSPSPVSEETPVVENTTANETVASASEDLDAMEKPAEEQAKIETPDYETQIAALKDQLVRALADHDNFRKRKAKEFQELILTANERLLTDILPVLDDMERAMKAAKDVPTDDPKVQQFVQGFEFIYKKTIKILTEKGLKPMESVGKILDPNLHDALMQLDMPDKESNTIVDEHEKGYYLNDKVIRHAKVIVSKKPE